A window of the Cannabis sativa cultivar Pink pepper isolate KNU-18-1 chromosome X, ASM2916894v1, whole genome shotgun sequence genome harbors these coding sequences:
- the LOC115711609 gene encoding chlorophyll a-b binding protein 7, chloroplastic → MAISTHISFFIINIHNCGVASEWPKEEVVMAVINSQGLGLGFSTSVSSSWRLRKSNKPNFNTNKRYSCKASWEELAGVLVFSAIPFTAVKAIANSPLGESLQRRLQQRKKFAVQNSAKFRSLALKARQQSLWYGEERPRWLGPIPYDYPHYLTGELPGDYGFDIAGLSKDPLAFQKYFNFEILHARWAMLAALGALIPEILNLTGAFHFAEPVWWRVGYSKLKGDTLDYLGIPGLHLAGSQGVIVIAICQAILMVGPEYARYCGIEALEPLGIYLPGDINYPGGALFDPLNLSKDPEAFEELKVKEIKNGRLAMVAWLGFYTQAAFTGKGPLQNLIDHVSDPYQYNIFHMLH, encoded by the exons ATGGCCATCAGTACTCATATTAGCTTCTTCATCATCAACATCCATAATTGTGGGGTAGCTAGTGAGTGGCCGAAGGAGGAGGTGGTGATGGCTGTGATAAATTCACAGGGCTTGGGTTTGGGTTTCTCAACCTCAGTCTCATCCTCTTGGAGGCTTCGGAAGTCAAATAAACCCAACTTCAACACCAACAAGAGATATTCCTGCAAAGCTTCATGGGAAGAG CTAGCTGGTGTGCTGGTCTTCTCTGCCATACCTTTCACAGCAGTCAAAGCCATAGCTAATAGCCCACTTGGAGAGTCACTTCAGAGGCGATTGCAGCAAAGGAAGAAATTTGCAGTTCAAAATTCTGCCAAGTTCAGGTCTTTGGCCTTAAAAGCTAGACAACAGAG CTTGTGGTATGGAGAAGAGCGTCCGAGGTGGCTTGGTCCTATTCCCTACGATTATCCTCATTATCTCACAGGAGAGCTTCCTGGGGATTATGGTTTTGACATTGCTGGACTCAGTAAAGATCCGTTGGCTTTTCAAAAGTATTTCAA CTTTGAAATATTGCATGCTCGTTGGGCTATGCTGGCAGCCCTTGGTGCTTTGATTCCTGAAATATTAAATCTCACTGGAGCCTTTCACTTTGCAGAACCTGTATGGTGGCGAGTTGGATATTCCAAACTCAAG GGAGATACACTAGACTACCTTGGCATCCCAGGACTCCACTTAGCAGGAAGCCAAGGAGTAATAGTCATTGCAATTTGCCAGGCCATCTTGATG gtTGGACCAGAATATGCAAGATATTGTGGAATTGAGGCGTTGGAGCCTCTAGGAATATATCTACCAGGAGATATAAACTACCCAGGAGGAGCATTGTTTGATCCATTAAACCTCTCCAAGGATCCTGAAGCATTTGAGGAGTTGAAGGTGAAAGAGATTAAAAATGGGAGGCTTGCCATGGTTGCCTGGCTGGGATTTTACACTCAAGCAGCTTTCACTGGTAAAGGCCCTCTTCAGAACCTTATTGACCACGTTTCAGATCCCTACCAATACAACATCTTTCACATGcttcattaa